One window from the genome of Microbulbifer pacificus encodes:
- the mpl gene encoding UDP-N-acetylmuramate:L-alanyl-gamma-D-glutamyl-meso-diaminopimelate ligase produces MHIHILGICGTFMGSLAQLAVAEGHKVTGSDANVYPPMSTQLERAGIVLTEGYDPAQLEPAPDLVIIGNALSRGNPAVEAVLEKGLPYTSGAQWLCDHFLGGRWVLAVSGTHGKTTTASMLAWVLDYAGMDPGFLIGGVPRNFDVSARLGGTPFFVVEADEYDTAFFDKRSKFVHYRPRTLIINNLEFDHADIFDDLAAIQKQFHHLVRTVPGNGLVVAAREDAVTQVLDKGCWSQVQRFDVEQGDGVRLGDWCAVNIAADGSHFEVLLEGRPVATVNWQQTGLHSVKNGLAVMAAARHVGVEPATAAEALGAFEGVKRRMECLGDIQGIRIYDDFAHHPTAIETTLNGLRAKVGTERVIALIEPRSNTMRMGHHREQLARACAGADLVLWYQPEGMNWSLDEVVHHSTVPAKVLHSIDAAVESVLELTSPGSHVIVMSNGGFGGVHQRLLSALAHKYGSHKHSG; encoded by the coding sequence ATGCATATTCATATTCTAGGCATCTGCGGCACTTTTATGGGCAGCCTGGCGCAGCTCGCGGTGGCGGAGGGACACAAGGTCACCGGCTCCGATGCCAATGTGTATCCCCCCATGAGCACCCAGCTGGAGCGCGCAGGGATTGTTCTGACGGAAGGGTATGATCCCGCCCAACTGGAGCCGGCCCCCGACCTGGTCATCATCGGCAATGCGCTGTCGCGCGGAAATCCGGCGGTGGAAGCGGTACTGGAAAAGGGGCTTCCTTACACCTCCGGCGCCCAGTGGCTGTGTGATCACTTTCTCGGTGGGCGCTGGGTGCTGGCGGTCTCCGGTACCCATGGCAAGACCACCACCGCGAGTATGCTGGCCTGGGTACTGGACTACGCGGGTATGGACCCCGGGTTCCTGATCGGCGGCGTGCCGCGTAATTTTGACGTGTCAGCGCGCCTTGGTGGCACCCCCTTCTTTGTGGTGGAAGCGGACGAATACGACACGGCTTTCTTCGACAAACGCTCAAAATTCGTTCACTATCGCCCGCGCACACTGATCATCAACAATCTGGAATTTGACCACGCAGACATTTTTGATGATCTGGCGGCGATCCAGAAGCAGTTTCACCACCTGGTGCGCACGGTGCCGGGCAATGGTCTGGTGGTGGCCGCGCGGGAAGATGCGGTGACCCAGGTATTGGACAAGGGTTGCTGGAGCCAGGTGCAGCGATTCGATGTGGAGCAGGGCGACGGTGTGCGCCTGGGGGATTGGTGCGCAGTGAATATCGCGGCGGACGGCAGCCATTTTGAGGTGTTGCTGGAGGGCAGGCCGGTGGCGACAGTGAACTGGCAGCAGACCGGCCTGCACAGTGTGAAAAACGGCCTCGCGGTCATGGCTGCGGCCCGCCATGTGGGTGTGGAGCCCGCCACCGCAGCGGAGGCTCTGGGCGCGTTTGAGGGCGTGAAACGGCGGATGGAGTGCCTCGGGGATATCCAGGGCATTCGTATTTACGACGACTTTGCCCATCACCCCACCGCGATCGAGACCACCCTGAATGGGCTGCGTGCAAAAGTCGGGACGGAGCGCGTGATTGCACTGATCGAGCCGCGCTCCAATACCATGCGCATGGGGCATCACCGCGAGCAATTGGCGCGCGCCTGTGCCGGGGCAGACCTGGTGTTGTGGTACCAGCCGGAAGGGATGAACTGGTCTCTGGATGAGGTGGTTCACCACTCCACTGTGCCGGCGAAGGTTCTCCACAGCATTGACGCTGCGGTAGAATCTGTTCTCGAACTGACCAGCCCCGGCAGTCACGTCATCGTGATGAGCAACGGCGGCTTTGGCGGCGTACACCAGCGTTTGCTGAGTGCTCTCGCGCACAAGTACGGATCGCACAAACACAGCGGATAG
- a CDS encoding flavin prenyltransferase UbiX, producing the protein MTGASGAQYGLRLLQCLLAARVRVWLLLSDAARIVIDTETEVTLPEDEERTASFLRELYGAEEGQLTLFGKRDWFSPVASGTGAASSLVICPASGGTLSAIACGASNNLIERAADVALKERRQLILVPREAPYSEIHLENMLKLTRMGAVILPASPGFYQKPQSVQDLVDFVVARILSQLDIEQTLLPPWGSVET; encoded by the coding sequence ATGACCGGCGCATCCGGTGCCCAGTACGGACTGCGTTTGCTGCAGTGTCTGCTGGCGGCGCGGGTGCGCGTGTGGTTGTTGTTGTCTGATGCCGCGCGCATCGTGATCGACACCGAAACCGAGGTGACACTGCCGGAGGACGAAGAACGCACGGCGTCTTTTCTGCGCGAACTCTACGGTGCGGAAGAGGGCCAGTTGACCCTGTTCGGCAAGCGCGACTGGTTTTCGCCGGTGGCCTCCGGCACCGGTGCCGCCAGCAGCCTGGTGATCTGCCCGGCGAGCGGCGGAACCCTGTCGGCGATTGCCTGTGGAGCCTCCAACAACCTGATCGAGCGCGCGGCGGATGTGGCCCTGAAGGAGCGCCGCCAGCTGATTCTGGTACCCCGCGAGGCGCCTTACTCGGAAATTCATCTGGAAAACATGCTCAAGCTCACGCGCATGGGCGCGGTGATCCTTCCGGCGAGCCCGGGTTTTTACCAGAAGCCGCAGTCGGTGCAGGACCTGGTGGACTTTGTGGTGGCGCGGATTCTGAGCCAGTTGGATATTGAACAGACGCTGCTGCCTCCCTGGGGCAGTGTAGAAACCTGA